The DNA region GGATGTCGAATATCTTAAGACAAACATTGACAAAGTCAGAGGTATTGTATTGACCCACGGTCATGAAGACCATATAGGCGCATTGCCTTATGTTCTACGTGATATCAACGTGCCCATATATGGTACAAAGCTTACAATAGGTCTTGTAGAGAATAAGCTCAGGGAACATAAGATTCTAAATGACGTCAATAGAAACGTCATAACACCAGGACAAAAAATTAATCTAGGTGTATTTAACATTGAATTTATACGTACCACTCATTCCATACCCGACCCTGTGGCATTGGCAATAACCACACCGGTCGGCGTTGTTGTGCATACGGGTGACTTTAAAATCGACTTTACCCCCATTTATGGTAAACCGATTGACTTACAAAAGTTTGCAGAAATCGGTAAAAAAGGTGTACTACTGTTAATGGCAGATTCTACCAATGCAGAAAGACCCGGCTATACCATGTCTGAAACCACGGTTGCCCGTGCTTTTGATGAATTGTTTTCAGAATTCAAAGGGAAAAGAATCATTGTTGCCACGTTTGCATCTAATGTAGATCGTGTGCAGCAAATCATACATGCAGCAGGAAAATACAAGCGTAAAGTGGTGGTCGAAGGTCGTAGCATGATAAATGTTGTGGCAACAGCCATTGAACTTGGTTATATAAAAATGCCACCCAAAATGATGATTACGCATGAAGAGATGAGTCAATATAGAGACGGACAGATTGTTATTATTACAACCGGTAGTCAAGGAGAGCCTATGGCGGCTCTGTCAAGGATGGCATCTAAGACCCATCGACACATCAACATTCAAAAAGGTGATAAAGTAATATTAAGTTCTAAACCGATTCCCGGAAATGAAAAAACTGTATCTAAGGTTATTAATTCCTTATTTTCTCAAGGTGCAGAAGTTATATTTGAAGATACCCATGTTTCCGGACATGCTTACCAAGAAGAATTAAAACTGATTCATTCATTGGTCATGCCGAAGTATTTCATACCATTACATGGTGAAGTCAGACATATGAAGAAACATGCGGAACTTGCTGAATCTTTAGGCATGCGTTCGGACCGTATTACAATATTAGCACCTGGTGATGTGTATGAAATAGATTTTCATAGTGCCGAGAAAACAGGTCATGTTAATTCACAACCGATTTTCGTTGATGGCTTAGGCGTTGGTGATGTTGGTAGTGTTGTACTAAGAGACAGACAAAAATTATCTCAAGATGGTTTGTTGACAGTGGTTATTACAATGTCCAAACAAACAAGAGAAGTTCTGGCAGGACCGGATATTGTATCTAGAGGATTTGTTTATGTACGTGAATCCAGTGATATGATGGTTGAAGCCAGAGCAGTCGTTGTAAAGGCGCTTGACCAATGCAGTCGTAAAAATATTAGAGACTGGAATAAAATAAAAATGTCAGTAAGGGATGCCCTAAGAGATTATTTATGGGTTCAAACCAAACGAAATCCTATGATATTACCAGTGATCATGGAAGTAGACGCATAATTTCATAGAAAAAACTTTTGGGGAATTTTAGAATATAAAATTCCCTAAATTAATACTGGTTAGATTTATTAGTTTTGACACATGAATGAAGAGTGGTTATAATGATAGAAGGTCAAATTTGAATTTGTAGGTGATAAAATGAACGAAGACTTAAAAAATGAGACAAAAGCATATATTGATCGAATAAAGAAAACTGACGCATATGTGGATTATCTGAATTATAAATCCATATTAGAACGACAACCGGAATTGAAAGCACAAGTAGATGCGTTTAGACGCAAATCCTTTGAAATTCAAGCAGGACACAAGTATGGCTATTTTAATGCCTATGAGAATCTCTTGAATTTAAGGTCTCAAAACAATGATCTATTAAATGAAGCCATCGTAAAATCTTTTCTTGAAGCAGAATTAAAGGTTTCGAAAATGTTAACAGATATACTAGCCACTTTTGCTGAAGAAGTGGATTTTGATCTAGATTTTCTACAGGAGTGATGCATATTGGAAAATAAAAGTAATCAAAAAAAACAAAAACAAAAAGGTGAAAACTTGGTAAAGAAAATATTTGGAGAAATTATGCAGTGGATCATTAGAGGCGTTTTTATTGTGTTGGCAATCGCCATCTTAATCAAGGGCGGCGGTTGGGCTTTTGCAGAAGCTTATGATTTACTAGCAAAAACCCCTAGTGCGAATCAGGAAGTACGTAATGTAAGTCTGGTCATACCAAAAGGTGCCACAACGGAGACCATTGCAGGTATTTTAGAAGAAAATGGTTTGATTGGTAGCAGTCTGTTTTTTAGAATGAAGTCAAAATTTGACGGTAATGACGGTAAATTTCAATATGGGGATTATACTTTAAGTACAGCCATGAGTGAAGAAGACATTATGGAAATCTTGATGACAGCAGGCGCAAAAAGGGAGACAAAGAAATTCACGATAGTAGAAGGCCTTACACTAGCAAAAACGGCTGAATCCTTAGAAGAACAAGGTATATGTACGAAAGCAGAATTCTTTGAGGCCCTTGACAACACCAATTGGGGCTACAAATTCTTAGAAAGTGTACCGGACGACAGTGTTCGAAACATTGTATATCAAGGTTATTTGTTTCCAAGTACATATGAAATCTATGTGGATGCGACAGCAGTAGATGTCATCAGTACCATGTTTGATCAAATGGATAAAATATGGACAGATGAATACTATGCAAGAGCAGAAGAATTAGGATTAACAGTGGATGAAGTCATAACCATTGCTTCAATTATTGAGAAAGAAGTCGTTGAGCCAAGTGAGCAACCCATCGTATCCGGTATTATTCATAACAGGCTTAAGGTTGATATGAAGCTTCAGATGTGTTCGTCCGTTCTATATGTATTGGGCAAACATAGGAGCAGGTTACTCTACAGTGATCTTGAGACACCGTCACCTTACAACACATATATAAACGACGGTCTTCCAATCGGTCCGATTGCCAACCCCGGCGCAGGCGCCATTCATGCAGCCTTATATCCGGACGACAATGATTATCTCTACTTTGTATTAAAAGACGACGGATCCAGTACCCACGAGTTCAACTCAGACTACGACGACCACGTCAACGACAAATCCAAATATACGAATACATTTAATTATTAACTTAACTTTCCCAATATAGAATTACTTAGCGATGATAATCCACATGTTAAGGATGAATTTCATCCGCGGTGGATTAGGCTGGCTTGCCAGCCAAGAGCTTAGAAATTCTTTGGGAAAGTTAAGTTGGCCAGAGATAACCCATTATAGAATATCTTAGCGATGGTAATCAAGAACAAAGCGACTTTGTAGCGGTTTGCTTGCAAATTGTTCACGGCGGGAAAGGTCCTTGACTCTTTCAGCTATGTTTCAAAGCTGAAAGATAAAATAGGATTTTCCTAGAGTACTATGTTAAGGATGAATTTCATCCGCGGTGGATTAGGCTGGCTTGCCAGCCAAGAGCTTAGAAATTCTTTGGGAAAGTTAAGTTGGCCAGAGATAACCCAACATAGAAATTCAAACCTCTTTAAACATAAAGGGATTGTCACAATGACAATCCCTTTACTAGAATCAAGTATGACAAAGGAGCCACAATTATGATACCTATAACCAATCCGGAAGTAAGAGCCTATTTAGCGTCTGTAAAACCGGATAGAGAAAGTAAGCTCGAAGCTCTATATCAAGAGGCAATAGCCCATAACATTCCTATTATCAAGCATGAAATGGAAGACTTTCTACGCCTTATGGTTGTGATGAATCGCCCTGTACGGATACTGGAGATCGGTACCGCCATTGGCTATTCCTCTATTATCATGTCATTGGCATCAGAAGTACCACTTCAAATTATAACCCTTGAAAGATCCCATAAGATGATTGAACAAGCCAAAATCAACATTAAAAAATTTGGCTTTGAAAAAAACATTACCATCATGGAAGGGGATGCAGTTCAAGTTCTAAAAACCTTAAAAGAGCCTTTTGACATGATTTTCATGGATGCAGCCAAAGGGCAATATATGAATTTTTATGAAGATACCATGCGACTCCTAAGAGAAGGTGGTATACTTATTGCGGACAATGTTTTGCAGGAAGGTCTTGTAGCCAAATCCAGATTTGCCGTAACAAGAAGACAAAGAACCATTCATGGTCGGATGCGTGAGTTTCTCAGAACACTATCTAACAATGAAGACTTGACAACATCTATTTTACCGATTGCAGACGGTGCCACTGTTAGTATGAAAAAAAGGAGCAAAAATGAATAAACCAGAATTATTAATCCCGGCAGGAAGCTTGGAGAATCTATATATAGCCGTAGCATACGGCGCAGATGCTGTGTATATCGGCGGTGAAGCTTTTGGTCTTAGAGCAAAGGCCAAAAACTTTGATCAACAAAAAATGATACAAGGTATAACCTATGCTCATGGGCATGGGGTCAAGGTATATGTAACCGCCAATATTATAGCCCATAATGAAGACATTGATCAGGCAAGGGCTTACTTTAAAGAGCTCCTTGAAATACAGCCGGATGGTGTGATTATAGCGGATCCGGGTATGCTCATGGTAGCCAAAGAAGTTATGCCGGATATGGAATTCCATCTAAGTACCCAAGCCAATAATACCAATTATGCCACCATGCAATTTTGGCACCAACAAGGTGTGAAACGGGTGGTGGTTGCAAGAGAATTGTCTCTTGAGGAGATTACCACAGCTAAGCAAAAAGTACCGGATACTTTAGACTTTGAAGCCTTTGTTCATGGCGCCATGTGTATATCTTATTCCGGTAGATGTTTGCTTAGCAATTATATGAGTGGAAGAGATGCCAATAAAGGTGCTTGTACCCATCCTTGTCGTTGGACTTACCATCTTGTTGAGGAAACAAGACCAGGTGAATACATGCCAGTCTATGAGAATGAACGGGGCACTTATATCTACAATTCTAAGGACCTATGCTTGATTAGCCATATCGATCAATTGGTGGCTTCGGGGATTGATAGTTTTAAGATTGAAGGCCGGATGAAAACAGCCCTCTATGTCGCAACCGTCACAAAAACATGGCGTGAAGCCATAGATGACTATTTCAGCGATCCTGATGTATACGCTTCTAAGTTAGCCTATTATGAGGCGGAAGTGCGTAAATGCACTCATAGGCAGTTTACAACCGGGTTTTATTTTGGTAAGCCGGATGGGGATGAGCAGATTTATACAAGCAACACCTATACCCGTAGTTATACCTTTGTAGGCAAGGGTATTGACTATGACCCTATTAAAAAGTTGGCCCATATACAACAAAGGAATAAGTTTGTTGTCGGCGATACACTAGAAGTTCTTAAAACAAATGGTAAAAATATTGAATTTATTGTAGATACGATGTACAATATAGAAGGAGAAATCGTCAGGGAAGCACCGCATCCGAAACAAGACATCTGGATAGAAGTGGATTTCGAAATATTACCAAATGAAATCATTAGAAGACCGGCAGATCAGGATAGCGCTTGACGGTAGTTACTGGCAGTTTCAATTAGGGTTTACATGTGAGAGAACTTAAAAAGAGGGAGCAATCAAATTGAGGAATTTCAAGAAGAAGTTGCGTATTGGGGACTTGTTGTTGCAGTACGGTATTATCACAGAGGAACAACTTCAAACCGCACTCAGTCATCAAAAATCCGATGGTGGCAAGATCGGTGAAACCCTTATTAGTCTAGGTTATGTCACCAAACAAAATATAAATGAAGTTTTGGAATACCAACTTGGTATCCCTTATGTTGATTTAACAGAATATAATATTGATAAAGACGCGACCAGTGTCATTACAGAAACACTGGCCAGGCGTCATCTTTTAATACCCATAAAAATTACAGAAACTGAATTATATGTAGCCATGGAAGACCCTCTTAATATTTTTGCCATTGATGATGTGCGCATCTTCTCCGGTAAGGATATTATTCCTATGTTGGCAACTGAGGATCAGGTCTTAAAAGCCATTGATTTACACTATGGTAAGGAACAAGCCAATCAAGCTGCAGAGCAGTATAAGGCAGAGCATTCCACGGAAATCGATCAAGGCCTTCAAGATCTAGAAGGTGCTTCGGATTCCGCTGTTAAGAATGCACCGATTGTAAAGCTGGTTAATACCATATTAGAACAAGGGGTACATAATAGAGCCAGTGACGTTCATATCGAGCCCTATGAAAAGAGAATTCGTGTTCGGTATCGCATCGACGGTAACTTGAAGCAACTCTTTGAATATGAGCCTTCCTTATTATCTGCTATTGTAGCTAGAATTAAGATCATGGGCGGTATGGATATAGCCGAAAAAAGAAAACCTCAAGACGGGCGTATCTCGATTACCGTAGACCGTCTGGAATATGATATACGTGTATCCAGTCTTCCCACCACCTATGGTGAAAAAGTGGTTATGCGGATCAATTCAAAAGAAGGCTTTAACAAAGGTAAAAGTGAACTTGGTCTCTTCAGAGATGATCTGGAGAAATTTGAAAATATATTAAGCAATCCATTTGGTATCATTCTCGTAACAGGACCGACGGGAAGTGGTAAGTCAACAACCCTCTATACAGCTCTTAATGAGATTAACGATGAAGAAATTAATATCGTAACCGTTGAAGACCCAGTGGAATCCCAGATTCAAGGGATTAATCAAGTTCAAGTTAATGTCAAGGCGGGGCTTAGTTTTGCAACAGCCCTTAGATCCATCTTACGACAAGACCCGGATGTTATCATGATCGGGGAGATACGTGATGGTGAGACAGCAGAAATCGCTGTTAAGGCATCTGTAACAGGTCACCTTGTTGTGAGTACCTTGCATACCAACGATGCACCAAGCTCCATCACCCGGCTAATGGATATGGGTATAGAGCCTTTCTTAATCGGAGCATCCGTAGTAGGTGTTATTGCCCAGCGTTTGGTCAGAAGACTATGCCCCAAATGCCGTACAAAAGCCCCTGCCACTGAATTTGAAAAAAATATCCTTAACATATCAGAAGAAGATGACCTACAGTTATACAAAGCTGTTGGTTGTCATGTATGTAACCATACCGGCTATATGGGGCGTATTGGTGTCTATGAGATTATGCCTGTAGGCCATGAAATTCGAAACATTATTAATAAAAGAGGTAATGCTGACGATATAAGAAAGGTAGCTATGAATACAGGTATGAAAACCTTAAAATTTAACGCAACCAGGTTGGTCATGGATGGCATTACCACAGTGGATGAGTTGCTTAGAATAGCTTACGGCACAGATTAATATCGCTCAAGGAGGAGAATGTATGATTACCATCGAAGAACTTCTTGGCTTAGCCAAAGATAAAAAAGCTTCCGACGTTCATATAACCGTAGGGGTACCGCCTATACTTAGAATCAACGGTGATCTTGAATACCTACCCTACGATATCATGCTACCGGATACATCCAAAGCTTTGATTCTTCCTATCATGATAGAAGAACAAAGAAAAGTTTTTGACAAAAACGGAGAAGTAGACTTCTCTTTTGCCATACCCAGTTTGGGACGATTTAGAGTAAATGCTTTTATGCAGAGAGGCTCCGTTGCGGCAGCCTTTCGTCTTGTTGGTTCGGAAATTCCTAGTCCGACAGCACTGGGCATGCCAAGCTCAATTCAGGATCTCTATACCAAGAAAAGAGGCTTAGTCCTGGTAACAGGACCAACAGGTAGTGGTAAGTCCACAACCTTAGCCTCTTTTATTAATGAGATTAATCAGCGTAGGAGTGCTCATGTTATAACCCTTGAAGATCCTATAGAATATCTGCATAAGCACAAAAAAAGTATCGTCAATCAAAGAGAAATCGGTTTGGACACTTTCAGTTATGCCAATGCACTAAGAGCAGCACTTAGACAAGATCCGGACGTGATTCTTGTAGGTGAGATGCGGGACCTTGAAACCATTGCCATTGCCATAACGGCAGCAGAGACAGGCCATCTTGTATTATCAACCTTGCATACCATCGGAGCGACCAACACCATTGACAGGATTATAGACGTCTTTCCACCCCATCAACAACAACAGGTGCGTGTTCAGTTGTCTGCAGTATTAACTGCGGTGGTATCTCAGCAACTTATACCGACCCTCGATGGCAAAGGACGATGTGCGGCTTTTGAAGTTATGCATGCCAATCCGGCGGTGCGTAATCTAATTCGTGAGAACAAAACCCATCAGATCCTATCCATTATGCAGACCAACAAAAGATTGGGTATGCAAACCATGGATGATGCCATCTTAGAGCTGCTTAGAACCGCCAGCATCTCCAGAGATGATGCTCTAACCTTTGCACAGGATCCTGCTAATCTTGAAAGAAGAATGTAGGAAGTTTATTAATAAAATAACAAATAAGTCTCTAGTACTAAGTACCTAAGGCATAATGACTATTTACATAGGCCCAATAGGTGATATAATGAAGTATATGATAGATAATTGTCTACAATATGTTACTATGACATGATGTATTTGCTTATATGTCGTTGAGTAAAGTGATGTATGAAGGAATTGGGCCGTTCCTTAGATGATTGTCGTTAACCTGAATTAAGAACAGGAATAAGGGGGCGTGATATGGCTAATTATTTATATTCAGCCATGGACAAAGCTGGTAAAGTCAAAAAAGGCAGATTAGAAGCCAACAGTAGTAAAACGGCAACTCAGATGCTAAAAGACAGTGGACTTTATCCTTTGGAAATAACTGAAGAGGGAAACCTGCAAAAAGACCTTGTCATTGGCAATCCTGTCAAGACAAAAGATTTGACAATATTTTGCCAACAGTTTGAGGCTGTATTATCTGCAGGTATCAGTGTACTAGAAGCTCTACATCTCTTGAGAGAACAAACCGAGAACAAGCATTTTAGAAAAATTATCTCGGATTTATACAGTTCTGTAGAGCAGGGTGAATCCTTATCCAAATCCATGACCAAACATCCAAAGACTTTCCCGGCCATTCTTATTAACATGATTGAAGCAGGTGAAGTCAGCGGTAACCTTGAAGTGGCCTTAAGTCGTATGGCGTCCCACTTTGAGAAAGAATTCAAGCTTCAACAGAGCATCAAAAAAGCAACTACCTACCCACTTGTAGTGTCCTTCATATCTCTAGGGGTGGTTATATTACTCTTGGTGGTGGTTATACCAACTTTTGTAGGAATGTTCAGTGAAATGGGCATGGAATTGCCCTTAACCACAAGAATGCTACTGGCCATGAGCAACTTTGTCATTACCAAATGGTACATCCTTATTATGGTTGTACTGCTGGCAATCGGTGGTATCACTTATTATTCAAAATCTGAAGTCGGCAAAATGACACTGGGCGGTCTCAAGCTTAAAGCACCCTTGTTTGGACCCCTTAACACCAAAGTCGTGGCATCACGATTTGCTAGAACCTTGAGTACATTACTTGCATCCGGGTTGCCTTTACTTGAAGCCATAGAAGTGGTCTCCAAGGTGGTGGACAACCATTCGGTTATGAAAGGTCTTATGGATGCCAAGGATCAAGTCAGTAAAGGCTTTCCTTTATCTAAGCCCATAGAAGAAATGGGTGTGTTTCCTCCCATGATTACCCATATGGTGCGTATAGGTGAAGACACAGGACAACTAGAGCCCATACTGGACAAAGTGGCTGATTTCTATGACACCGAAGTCGAAACCGCTGTATCTCAACTTACCACCATGTTGGAACCTTTGATCATCGTTGTTTTGGCCGTTGTGGTCGGCTTCGTGGTCATCTCCATCATTCAACCCATGTTCCAGATGTACGACGGTGTCAGTAACTACAGTTAACCAAGGTGAAGTCCAAGCTGCCAACTTATGGAGAGAGCATAAGGGCAAAACTAGATCAGCCATGCATCAAAAATAAAAACTAAAACTAAGGAGATTAAATTATGAGAGAATTATTCAAGCGTGTATTTAAGAAAGAAGAAGGTTTTTCACTGATCGAGCTCATCATCGTCATCGCAATTTTAGCAATTATTGCAGCGATTGCCGTACCAACTCTACTAGGTAACATTGATAAGGCAAACAAAAGTACTGATACTTCTAATGCCAAGTTGATAGCTGATGCAGTTGCTATGGCAATTGCTGAAAACCCAACTTTAGAGGGTGTAGATGTTTCTCAAGTTTTTGATACTTCCGCTGGAGCAACGGATGCGGATGATATAATCGACGGTGCTATAGCAAAGTTAAATGGTCAAATTCCATTAATCAAAGCGAAAGATAATGGTACTGGAGATGAATTTTTTGTAATACTTGATGGTACTACAGGTGCGATTGAAGTAAGAGCTGATGCTGTTGGTGGAGCTCTATTATTCCCTAACTAAATCATGATTATCCTATTTTTGCTCTACGGCATCATCATCGGCTCATTTCTTAATGTATGTATTTTAAGAATACCTTTGCATGAAAGTATTACCTTTGACCGTTCTCATTGTCCTAAGTGTGGTTATGTATTGAAGTGGTATGATCTTATACCTCTACTGAGCTACATCATCCTTCGTGGCAAGTGTCGGTCATGTCAGACAAAAATATCTTTCCAATACCCAATCATAGAGCTGCTCAACGGAGCAGCCTATTTGGGTATTTATCTATACTTGGGCTTAACTTGGCAAACGGTCATAGCTTGCCTCTTGTTCTCAGCGCTGTTGGTGGTTTTCATGATTGATTTTAGGTATAAGATTATACCTAATGGTCTGGTACTGTTTATATTGGTATTAGGTGTCGTGCAGACGTTCTTAACGGGGCATTATCTAAGACATATTATAGGCTTCTTTATCGTCAGCGGCATATTAATCCTTCTAAGTCTAATAGTAAAAAACGGTATGGGTATGGGAGACATTAAGCTGATGGCTGCGGCAGGACTCCTACTTGGATGGGACAAGATATTACTGGCCCTTATGATTGGGGCCATACTGGGCTCGGTTATTGGCATAAGCCTCATTGCACTTAAGATTATAAAACCTAGAGAAGCCATACCTTTTGGACCGTTTTTAGCCACTGGGATTATGACAGCCATGCTATTTGGCGAACAAATTATACATTGGTATATCGAACTCGTAAAATTGTAAGTATATGTTATTGAATTGGGTAGGAGGGGTCAAGTGAATTATCCAAAAAGAGGGCTTTCCATTGATATCGGAAATGAAAAAATCAAAATTGTTGATTATGTAAGAAATAAAGACACTATAAAAATCGGACACAGTTTACTCATAGACACACCGGAGAATGCCATTAGTGATGGGGTTATTTCAGGCGTTACAGATATTGGAGACGTTATTAGCGCAGCATTAAGAGAAAAAGGCATCAAAACAAAAGATGTCATCTTTACTGTAGCGTCTAGTAAGATTATTACCAGAGAGGTGGATCTACCGGACCTACCTGTTAAGAAGTTGAACACGCTGATACGTATGAATGCAGATGAGTATTTTCCTGTGAATCTGGCAGAGTATACTCTAGATTATAGAATCATAGACCGGGTGGATCATGGTGAAGGTATGCAAGCCAAGGTGAACCTTGTGGCAGCATTATCCACACTCATGGACGGCTATGTTGAATTAGCCGAGTCCTTGAACCTTAGGGTTAGAGGAATCGACTATGGTGGCAACAGTATTATTAATTTCGCCAGTCACTTGGACATCGAAGATACTTATATGCTTCTAGACCTTGGCAGTGACAGTACCATGGTAACCGTTATGAGCAAAAAGGTTGTGAAGTTCAACCGTAACTTGGTCTATGGTACCAAGGTCATTAACACGAGTATTCAAAACCACTTTGGCGTCGATCTAAAAGAAGCGATGAAGATTGCTGCAGAGCAGTCCTTATTAACCTATGAACCGGAGACCAATGATTTTCTAAGTAACGATGTATCTTCAGCACTAAATCAGATCTTAAACGGTGTCTCTAGACTGATGGATTATTATGCCTCTAGGAATAAAGATAGCATTGAACACATCTATATTGTTGGCGGTGGTACAGGCATTAATGGTATTGCTGCCTACGTCGAACGTTATTTTAACATGACTTGTACCATCTTAAGCGAAAACCCAAGGGTGGTTGCCAGTGATGACAATTATGCAAAAAACAGTGTTTATTACGCCAACGCAATTGGTGCCATTTATTCTGAAATGAATCTTCTACCCATTCATGTCTTAAACAAGGACAAACTCAAAGTATCCAAACGCCTTAAAATAGAGTTGGCACTATTGGCCTTTGCATTGGTAGCTGTGGCTGTATATCTACCTTATATGGGTCTTAGGAATCTTGAAAAAGAGAAAGAAAGTCTTTTGGCTGAGATTGAAGAGAAACAAATAGCAGAAGTGGTACTGGAAGACTATAACAGGACCATGACCTCTTTGGCGTTTCATGAATCCATTATGACCACCTCTTCATCAAGCACTGAGATTATGGCAGATCTGTTAGAGAAGATGGAAGCAGAGATTCCGACAAGTGTTAGTTATTTGACCATGAACAATTCAGAAGAGGGCATACTGATTTCTTGTATCGCTTCCGATAAGCTTACGATGGTTAATTTTATTACCATTTTAAAAAACATGACACTTAATGATGAACCGGTATTTAGTCAGGTGTATGTGCCCAGCTTCAATGAGGTAGAAGGCAGTACGGCAGGTAATTCCTATTATGCCTTTTCCATTGCCTGTGATTATGTTGTTCAGGAGGTGGCGCAATGAGCAATAGAGATAAAAGATTACTTGGAATTCTTGGTATTGCCATTATAGGGTTGATTCTTTATTATGCTGTGTATCGCCCGATTACCATTAAGAAACA from Petrocella atlantisensis includes:
- a CDS encoding ribonuclease J, producing MNKSKSKLKILPLGGLEQIGMNITIFEYEDDIIVVDCGIAFPEDEMLGIDLVIPDVEYLKTNIDKVRGIVLTHGHEDHIGALPYVLRDINVPIYGTKLTIGLVENKLREHKILNDVNRNVITPGQKINLGVFNIEFIRTTHSIPDPVALAITTPVGVVVHTGDFKIDFTPIYGKPIDLQKFAEIGKKGVLLLMADSTNAERPGYTMSETTVARAFDELFSEFKGKRIIVATFASNVDRVQQIIHAAGKYKRKVVVEGRSMINVVATAIELGYIKMPPKMMITHEEMSQYRDGQIVIITTGSQGEPMAALSRMASKTHRHINIQKGDKVILSSKPIPGNEKTVSKVINSLFSQGAEVIFEDTHVSGHAYQEELKLIHSLVMPKYFIPLHGEVRHMKKHAELAESLGMRSDRITILAPGDVYEIDFHSAEKTGHVNSQPIFVDGLGVGDVGSVVLRDRQKLSQDGLLTVVITMSKQTREVLAGPDIVSRGFVYVRESSDMMVEARAVVVKALDQCSRKNIRDWNKIKMSVRDALRDYLWVQTKRNPMILPVIMEVDA
- a CDS encoding type IV pilus twitching motility protein PilT; the encoded protein is MITIEELLGLAKDKKASDVHITVGVPPILRINGDLEYLPYDIMLPDTSKALILPIMIEEQRKVFDKNGEVDFSFAIPSLGRFRVNAFMQRGSVAAAFRLVGSEIPSPTALGMPSSIQDLYTKKRGLVLVTGPTGSGKSTTLASFINEINQRRSAHVITLEDPIEYLHKHKKSIVNQREIGLDTFSYANALRAALRQDPDVILVGEMRDLETIAIAITAAETGHLVLSTLHTIGATNTIDRIIDVFPPHQQQQVRVQLSAVLTAVVSQQLIPTLDGKGRCAAFEVMHANPAVRNLIRENKTHQILSIMQTNKRLGMQTMDDAILELLRTASISRDDALTFAQDPANLERRM
- a CDS encoding peptidase U32 family protein, translating into MNKPELLIPAGSLENLYIAVAYGADAVYIGGEAFGLRAKAKNFDQQKMIQGITYAHGHGVKVYVTANIIAHNEDIDQARAYFKELLEIQPDGVIIADPGMLMVAKEVMPDMEFHLSTQANNTNYATMQFWHQQGVKRVVVARELSLEEITTAKQKVPDTLDFEAFVHGAMCISYSGRCLLSNYMSGRDANKGACTHPCRWTYHLVEETRPGEYMPVYENERGTYIYNSKDLCLISHIDQLVASGIDSFKIEGRMKTALYVATVTKTWREAIDDYFSDPDVYASKLAYYEAEVRKCTHRQFTTGFYFGKPDGDEQIYTSNTYTRSYTFVGKGIDYDPIKKLAHIQQRNKFVVGDTLEVLKTNGKNIEFIVDTMYNIEGEIVREAPHPKQDIWIEVDFEILPNEIIRRPADQDSA
- the mltG gene encoding endolytic transglycosylase MltG codes for the protein MENKSNQKKQKQKGENLVKKIFGEIMQWIIRGVFIVLAIAILIKGGGWAFAEAYDLLAKTPSANQEVRNVSLVIPKGATTETIAGILEENGLIGSSLFFRMKSKFDGNDGKFQYGDYTLSTAMSEEDIMEILMTAGAKRETKKFTIVEGLTLAKTAESLEEQGICTKAEFFEALDNTNWGYKFLESVPDDSVRNIVYQGYLFPSTYEIYVDATAVDVISTMFDQMDKIWTDEYYARAEELGLTVDEVITIASIIEKEVVEPSEQPIVSGIIHNRLKVDMKLQMCSSVLYVLGKHRSRLLYSDLETPSPYNTYINDGLPIGPIANPGAGAIHAALYPDDNDYLYFVLKDDGSSTHEFNSDYDDHVNDKSKYTNTFNY
- a CDS encoding GspE/PulE family protein, yielding MRNFKKKLRIGDLLLQYGIITEEQLQTALSHQKSDGGKIGETLISLGYVTKQNINEVLEYQLGIPYVDLTEYNIDKDATSVITETLARRHLLIPIKITETELYVAMEDPLNIFAIDDVRIFSGKDIIPMLATEDQVLKAIDLHYGKEQANQAAEQYKAEHSTEIDQGLQDLEGASDSAVKNAPIVKLVNTILEQGVHNRASDVHIEPYEKRIRVRYRIDGNLKQLFEYEPSLLSAIVARIKIMGGMDIAEKRKPQDGRISITVDRLEYDIRVSSLPTTYGEKVVMRINSKEGFNKGKSELGLFRDDLEKFENILSNPFGIILVTGPTGSGKSTTLYTALNEINDEEINIVTVEDPVESQIQGINQVQVNVKAGLSFATALRSILRQDPDVIMIGEIRDGETAEIAVKASVTGHLVVSTLHTNDAPSSITRLMDMGIEPFLIGASVVGVIAQRLVRRLCPKCRTKAPATEFEKNILNISEEDDLQLYKAVGCHVCNHTGYMGRIGVYEIMPVGHEIRNIINKRGNADDIRKVAMNTGMKTLKFNATRLVMDGITTVDELLRIAYGTD
- a CDS encoding O-methyltransferase, which translates into the protein MIPITNPEVRAYLASVKPDRESKLEALYQEAIAHNIPIIKHEMEDFLRLMVVMNRPVRILEIGTAIGYSSIIMSLASEVPLQIITLERSHKMIEQAKINIKKFGFEKNITIMEGDAVQVLKTLKEPFDMIFMDAAKGQYMNFYEDTMRLLREGGILIADNVLQEGLVAKSRFAVTRRQRTIHGRMREFLRTLSNNEDLTTSILPIADGATVSMKKRSKNE
- a CDS encoding YlbF family regulator produces the protein MNEDLKNETKAYIDRIKKTDAYVDYLNYKSILERQPELKAQVDAFRRKSFEIQAGHKYGYFNAYENLLNLRSQNNDLLNEAIVKSFLEAELKVSKMLTDILATFAEEVDFDLDFLQE